CCGAGGAGCGCGCGCTCAAGCTGGAGCAATTCTGTGCCGACCTGACCAGCTGCCGCGTCTGCATCGAACTGGACCACAAGCACAGCCAGCAAGGCCGCCCCTTCGTCGTGCGCATCGACCTGACCTTCCCCGGCCACGAGCTGAGCGTCAGCCATGTGCAGAACGAGGATGCCTATGTCGCGCTGCGCGACGCCTTCGACAATATGCGGCGCCAGCTGGAAGACCGCATCGGCCGTCTGCGCGGCCAGCAAAAGGCGCGTGCCGAGCTGGGCGAGTAGCCAGCGCGGCAGCTTATTGAGCCAGCGCAAAGCACCCGGCCCGGCAGCGACTAGATTTGCAATGTGGCGAAGCCGGTAGCAGGGAAAGCAGACGGTAGCGCCACGAGACTGAGGATTCCCCGGGAAGGGGAAACAGCCTGATGTCCCCGACATCAGACGTGGTGAAGGCAGCATCCTCAGGCTGGACGGGCCGTGAAACCGCCGCGTCCTGAGGCCTTCACCTGACCCGCCAGTTCGAAGGAGCTGGCGGGTTTCTTTTTGCCGGCCCTAGACGGCCGGTGTGATGCGCAGCTGCAGCTCGGGCAGGCCGTCGATATGGCACTCGATCAGATCGCCCGGCACGACCGGGCCGACGTTCTCGGGTGTGCCCGAATAGATGATGTCACCGGCCTGCAACTCAAAGGCCTGGGAGAGCTGGCTGATCTGCTCGGCCACGCTCCAGATCATCTGCGAGAGCCGCGCGTTCTGCTTCAGCTCGCCGTTCACCTTGAGCCAGATGGCGCCGTCGGCAAAGGGCGCACCGCCGCGCGCCGGGTGGAGCGGGCCGATCGGCGCCGAGCGGTCGAAGCTCTTGCCAATCTCCCAGGGCTTTTTCTGGTCGCCCATGCCGCGCTGCAGGTCGCGGCGCGTCATGTCCAGGCCGACGGCATAGCCGTAGACCAGGGCGAGGGCCTGCTCGGCCTTGATGTTGCGGCCGCCAGCCTTGAGGGCCGCCACCAGTTCCACCTCGTAGTGGTAGTTCTTGGTGAGCGTCGGGTAGGGGTGGTCGGCAATGCTGCCGGGCGCGACGTTCTGGATCGCGTCGCTGGGCTTCTGGAAGAAGAAGGGGGGCTCGCGCGTCGGGTCCGAGCCCATCTCGCGTGCGTGGGCGGCGTAGTTGCGCCCGATGCAGTAGATGCGCCGCACCGGAAAGCGCTGGCTGCTGCCGGCAATGGCAATCGTGGTGAGCGGCAACTGGAACAGGGGCCCGCCCTCCGCGGCACGCGGCGTGTCGGCACAGGCGGCGCTGAGCGCGCCGGCGCCCAGCAGGGCGGATTGATGCAGCAAGCGGCGACGGTCCATCTCGGCTCCTGGGCAGGGGTTGAGAGCCCAGGGTATGCGGCGCGGCGCGGCGGCACAAGCCGGGTCAATCCCAGATCATCGCTTCGGTGAAACCGAGTTCGGCGAATTCGGCGGCGCGCAGATGGGCCTCGCCGGCGCAGAAGAACTCGTCCAGCTGCGGCGGCTTTACCGAGCTGCTGGAGAGCATGCAATGCGCCTGGCCGCGGTGGTGGATCTGGTGCTGCAGCAGATGCGCCAGCAGGCGGCTGCGCGTGTCCTGCTGCTGGCGGCCGGGGCGGTCTATGGTCACCAGCCGCTCCAGCTCAC
This portion of the Paucibacter sediminis genome encodes:
- a CDS encoding HPF/RaiA family ribosome-associated protein, giving the protein MRQALHVRFQGMEESAALRAAAEERALKLEQFCADLTSCRVCIELDHKHSQQGRPFVVRIDLTFPGHELSVSHVQNEDAYVALRDAFDNMRRQLEDRIGRLRGQQKARAELGE
- a CDS encoding fumarylacetoacetate hydrolase family protein, producing MDRRRLLHQSALLGAGALSAACADTPRAAEGGPLFQLPLTTIAIAGSSQRFPVRRIYCIGRNYAAHAREMGSDPTREPPFFFQKPSDAIQNVAPGSIADHPYPTLTKNYHYEVELVAALKAGGRNIKAEQALALVYGYAVGLDMTRRDLQRGMGDQKKPWEIGKSFDRSAPIGPLHPARGGAPFADGAIWLKVNGELKQNARLSQMIWSVAEQISQLSQAFELQAGDIIYSGTPENVGPVVPGDLIECHIDGLPELQLRITPAV